A window of Clostridium botulinum BKT015925 contains these coding sequences:
- the rpmF gene encoding 50S ribosomal protein L32: MAHPKRKMSKSKRDSRRAQTFKLSLPGIVECPQCHEMKLAHRVCKECGHYDGKEIVSKEN, from the coding sequence ATGGCACATCCAAAGAGAAAAATGTCAAAATCTAAGAGAGATTCAAGAAGAGCTCAAACTTTTAAATTAAGCTTACCAGGAATCGTTGAGTGCCCACAATGCCACGAAATGAAGCTTGCTCATAGAGTGTGTAAAGAATGCGGACACTATGATGGTAAAGAAATAGTTTCAAAAGAAAATTAA
- a CDS encoding YceD family protein: MHIDISDLLGKRVTEKKVDISFEGKDIMFEGEEISFAEPVNIKGTFKLSGNIVDFSGKLSAVLSLNCSRCLEKFNYPLEIEINEEFSKQENDKDNDNDIIIINSDRVDFSPIIETNIILSLPMKKLCSEECKGLCSVCGVNLNHSTCDCDKNDIDPRLAKLGDFFAKN; the protein is encoded by the coding sequence ATGCATATTGATATTTCTGATTTGCTAGGAAAGAGAGTTACTGAAAAAAAGGTTGATATATCTTTTGAAGGCAAGGATATCATGTTTGAAGGAGAAGAAATCTCCTTTGCAGAACCTGTTAATATTAAAGGTACTTTTAAATTATCAGGGAACATAGTAGATTTCAGTGGAAAATTAAGTGCTGTTCTTAGTCTTAATTGTTCTAGATGTCTTGAAAAGTTTAATTATCCTCTAGAAATCGAAATTAATGAGGAATTTTCTAAACAAGAAAATGATAAAGATAATGATAATGATATTATCATTATAAATAGTGATAGGGTAGATTTTTCACCAATCATTGAAACTAATATCATTTTGTCACTACCAATGAAAAAACTCTGCAGTGAAGAATGCAAGGGATTGTGTTCGGTATGTGGCGTTAATTTAAATCATTCAACATGTGATTGTGATAAGAATGATATTGATCCTAGACTTGCAAAGCTAGGTGATTTTTTCGCAAAGAACTAA
- a CDS encoding acetate/propionate family kinase, translating to MKILVINCGSSSLKYQLIDMISQEPIAQGLVERIGIQGSVLTHKVNGKKHVIEEEMKDHKKAIALVLDALVNEEFGVIKNMEEISAVGHRVVHGGEKYAESVLIDDEVMKALEEFIKLAPLHNPPNITGINACKELMPNTPMVAVFDTAFHQTLPDYAYMYSLPHDLYEKYGIRKYGFHGTSHKYVSSVAADILGKDIESLKLVTCHLGNGSSLAAVKNGKCVDTSMGFTPLAGLTMGTRCGDIDPAVVTFLIKELNYSVDDVNKLMNKESGVLGISGISSDFRDILKAAAEGNERAELALNMFKNKVIQYIGAYTAVMGGVDAIIFTAGVGENSEPIRKRIVSELGFLGIKLDQEKNKIMGEIQTISTEDSKVKVLVIPTNEELMIAKDTKEIVEKSNIK from the coding sequence ATGAAAATTTTAGTTATAAACTGCGGAAGTTCATCTTTAAAATATCAACTTATAGATATGATTTCACAAGAACCTATAGCTCAAGGACTAGTTGAGAGAATAGGTATACAAGGTTCTGTTTTAACACATAAAGTTAATGGAAAAAAACATGTAATTGAAGAAGAAATGAAAGATCATAAAAAGGCAATTGCATTAGTTCTTGATGCATTAGTTAATGAGGAATTTGGGGTTATAAAGAACATGGAAGAAATATCTGCTGTAGGACACAGAGTTGTTCATGGTGGAGAAAAATATGCAGAATCTGTTTTAATAGATGATGAAGTGATGAAAGCTTTAGAAGAATTTATTAAGCTTGCACCATTACATAATCCACCAAATATTACAGGAATAAATGCATGCAAGGAATTAATGCCAAACACTCCTATGGTAGCTGTGTTTGATACAGCATTCCATCAAACATTACCTGATTATGCATACATGTATTCATTACCTCATGATTTATATGAGAAATATGGAATAAGAAAATATGGATTCCACGGAACTTCTCACAAATATGTTTCATCAGTTGCAGCTGATATATTAGGAAAAGATATAGAATCTTTAAAATTAGTTACTTGTCACTTAGGTAATGGTTCTAGTTTAGCAGCAGTTAAAAATGGTAAGTGTGTAGATACAAGTATGGGATTTACTCCTCTTGCAGGATTAACTATGGGAACAAGATGCGGAGACATAGATCCAGCAGTAGTTACATTCTTAATAAAAGAATTAAATTATTCAGTTGATGATGTTAATAAATTAATGAATAAAGAATCTGGAGTACTTGGAATTTCAGGTATAAGTAGTGACTTTAGAGATATATTAAAAGCAGCTGCTGAAGGAAATGAAAGAGCGGAACTTGCTTTAAATATGTTTAAAAATAAAGTTATTCAATATATTGGGGCATATACTGCTGTTATGGGTGGCGTTGATGCTATAATATTTACAGCTGGTGTTGGAGAAAATAGTGAGCCTATAAGAAAGAGAATAGTTAGTGAACTTGGATTCTTAGGAATTAAGTTAGACCAAGAAAAGAATAAAATTATGGGTGAAATTCAAACAATTAGTACAGAAGATTCAAAGGTAAAAGTACTAGTTATTCCAACTAATGAAGAGTTAATGATTGCTAAGGATACAAAAGAAATAGTTGAAAAAAGCAACATAAAATAG
- the pta gene encoding phosphate acetyltransferase — protein MGFMDEMKELAKKDLKTIVLPEGEEERNLIAAGKINDNSLANLVLIGNEEKIRTKAKELNSNIEGLKIVDPETYEKTEEYAKELYEIRKNKGMTLEKASMIIRDPLYFSTVMLKLGDVDGMVSGAIHTTGDLLRPGLQIVKTKPGIKAVSGVVMLEVPNCEYGKNGLVLVADAAVNPNPNAEELASIAIATAETAKNLCGMDPKVAMLSFSTKGSAEHELVDKVRKATEIAKEQRPDLDIDGELQLDAAIVESVANLKAPGSNVAGKANVLVLPDLQCGNIAYKLIQRFAKAEATGPICQGFAKPINDLSRGCSADDIVNVVVITAIQAQN, from the coding sequence ATGGGATTTATGGATGAAATGAAAGAATTAGCGAAAAAGGATTTAAAAACTATTGTTTTACCAGAAGGGGAAGAAGAAAGAAATCTCATTGCAGCAGGAAAAATTAATGATAATTCATTAGCAAATTTGGTTTTAATAGGAAATGAAGAGAAAATAAGAACTAAAGCTAAAGAATTAAATTCAAATATTGAAGGATTAAAAATAGTTGATCCTGAAACATACGAAAAAACTGAAGAGTATGCTAAGGAATTATATGAAATAAGAAAAAATAAAGGAATGACTTTAGAGAAAGCATCAATGATAATAAGAGATCCACTATATTTTTCAACTGTTATGCTTAAATTAGGTGATGTAGATGGAATGGTATCAGGTGCAATACATACAACAGGTGACTTATTAAGACCAGGACTTCAAATAGTAAAAACAAAACCAGGAATAAAAGCAGTTTCTGGAGTAGTTATGCTTGAAGTACCAAATTGTGAATATGGAAAAAATGGATTAGTATTAGTAGCAGATGCTGCAGTTAATCCAAATCCAAATGCAGAAGAATTAGCATCAATAGCTATTGCTACTGCTGAGACAGCTAAAAATTTATGTGGTATGGATCCAAAAGTTGCTATGCTTTCATTCTCTACAAAGGGAAGTGCTGAACACGAACTTGTAGATAAAGTAAGAAAAGCTACTGAAATAGCAAAAGAACAAAGACCAGATCTTGATATAGATGGAGAATTACAATTAGATGCAGCTATAGTTGAAAGTGTTGCAAATTTAAAAGCTCCAGGAAGTAATGTTGCGGGAAAAGCAAATGTTTTAGTATTACCAGATTTACAATGCGGAAATATTGCATATAAATTAATTCAAAGATTTGCAAAAGCAGAAGCTACAGGTCCGATATGTCAAGGATTTGCAAAACCTATAAATGATTTATCAAGAGGATGTAGTGCTGATGATATTGTAAATGTTGTTGTTATTACAGCAATACAAGCTCAAAACTAG
- a CDS encoding nucleotidyltransferase, giving the protein MNITGIITEYNPLHKGHIYHINESKALTKCDGIVCIMSGNFVQRGIPALIDKWSRTTLALHSGVDLVIELPTIYSLSSAEFFAFGSVSLLNSLGIINNLCFGSESGNITTLKEIAKVLYKEPIIFKNYLKTYLDSGLSYPSARSNSLIKYFNDNYEIKDILHNSNNILGIEYCKSILKCNSNIVPYTIQRQGSSYNDCDLENNFSSATSIRNHLKKSQDINILEDILPSETFNMISQKFYNDNLVFEDSIFPFIKYKSFTNNNELENLPDVSEGLHNKIYKTLKESSCYKDLISNIKSKRYTYTRISRILCQYFIGLESYDSHTLRNSPAPYARILGFNNKGREILKEMKKSSSIPIYNKLPKHLNETLKLDIQGTRAYNILNKNITPESDFTTSPIYFR; this is encoded by the coding sequence ATGAATATAACCGGAATTATAACAGAATATAATCCATTACATAAAGGACATATTTATCATATTAATGAATCTAAAGCCCTTACTAAATGCGATGGAATTGTATGTATAATGAGTGGAAATTTTGTTCAAAGGGGAATCCCCGCACTTATAGATAAATGGAGCAGAACCACCCTTGCACTTCACTCTGGTGTTGATTTAGTTATAGAATTACCCACAATATATAGTCTTTCATCCGCAGAATTTTTTGCTTTTGGATCCGTAAGTTTATTAAATTCTTTAGGCATTATAAACAATTTATGTTTTGGAAGTGAAAGTGGTAATATTACCACTTTAAAAGAAATTGCAAAAGTTCTATATAAAGAACCTATAATATTTAAAAACTATCTTAAAACTTATTTAGATAGTGGTCTTTCCTATCCTTCAGCAAGAAGTAATTCTTTAATTAAATACTTTAATGACAATTACGAAATAAAAGATATTCTACATAATTCTAACAATATATTAGGTATAGAATATTGTAAAAGTATACTTAAATGCAATAGTAATATAGTACCTTATACTATTCAAAGACAAGGTTCTTCTTATAATGATTGTGATCTTGAAAACAATTTTTCTAGTGCAACCTCAATAAGAAATCATCTTAAAAAATCACAAGACATAAATATTCTTGAAGACATACTTCCTAGTGAAACTTTTAACATGATTTCCCAAAAATTTTATAATGACAATTTAGTATTTGAAGACTCTATTTTTCCATTTATAAAATATAAATCTTTTACAAATAACAATGAATTAGAAAATTTACCTGACGTTTCAGAAGGATTGCACAATAAAATATATAAAACTTTAAAAGAAAGTTCTTGTTACAAAGATTTAATATCGAATATCAAAAGCAAACGTTATACCTATACACGTATAAGTAGAATCTTATGTCAATACTTTATAGGACTAGAATCATATGATTCACACACCCTAAGAAATTCACCTGCTCCCTACGCTAGAATATTAGGTTTTAATAATAAAGGAAGAGAAATTTTAAAAGAAATGAAAAAATCTAGTTCAATACCTATTTACAACAAACTTCCGAAACACCTTAATGAAACACTAAAATTAGATATTCAAGGAACTCGTGCATACAATATTTTAAATAAAAATATTACTCCCGAATCAGACTTTACCACATCACCTATTTATTTTAGGTAA
- the ylbJ gene encoding sporulation integral membrane protein YlbJ has translation MIILIFLLLTLIAISILIFKLFKSQKITLYKNLLITAFCTILILNIVTTPKTCLNSALYGGKLFITSVFPSIFPFLVIINIMISFDGINIYSKLLGNIICRPLRLPKNCSVVLIVSILCGYPLGAKYACDLYEKNAIDLHTCHRLINIASNPSPIFVLGAVGASMLKNPNLGFLILLSTYLSCIFMAILIPSKKQNYSIENITTTSTKNNNTLGDILKYSVDNALKTAFAIGGFIIFFSVLISIIKNNTLSDIVLKNLSIIFNISQTTLEGFFFGLLEMTNGCNLLSAANINTMYKISIISFLLAFSGLSIISQTYSIIYKSKISLGKYIQRKFVQGILCSIITIVLYKINIFNVCKSTFSTNIFSTNQNLFTSLVVIQILVLILPALIYNIHKLFSRIP, from the coding sequence ATGATTATACTTATTTTCTTATTATTAACTTTGATAGCTATATCAATATTAATATTTAAATTATTTAAATCACAAAAGATAACACTATATAAAAATTTATTAATTACAGCTTTTTGCACAATATTAATATTGAATATTGTTACCACCCCTAAAACATGTTTAAATTCAGCTTTATATGGGGGTAAATTATTCATAACTTCTGTTTTTCCATCAATTTTCCCATTCTTGGTTATAATAAACATAATGATAAGTTTCGATGGCATAAATATTTATTCAAAATTATTAGGTAACATAATCTGTAGACCTTTGAGATTACCCAAAAACTGTTCCGTAGTATTAATTGTAAGTATTTTATGCGGATATCCATTAGGTGCTAAATATGCTTGTGATTTATATGAAAAGAACGCTATAGATTTACATACTTGTCATCGTCTTATTAATATAGCCTCAAACCCTAGTCCAATTTTTGTTTTAGGCGCCGTAGGTGCATCCATGCTTAAAAATCCTAATTTAGGTTTTTTAATTCTTTTATCTACCTATTTGTCATGCATATTTATGGCTATACTTATACCTTCTAAAAAACAAAATTACTCTATAGAAAACATCACTACTACCTCAACAAAGAATAACAATACTTTAGGAGATATTTTAAAATATAGTGTAGATAATGCTCTTAAAACAGCTTTTGCAATCGGCGGATTCATAATCTTTTTTTCTGTTTTAATTTCAATAATAAAAAACAATACCTTATCAGATATTGTTTTGAAAAATCTCTCTATAATTTTTAATATATCCCAAACCACTTTAGAAGGTTTCTTTTTTGGATTATTGGAAATGACTAATGGATGTAATTTACTATCGGCTGCTAATATAAATACTATGTATAAAATCTCTATAATAAGCTTTCTTTTAGCTTTTAGTGGTTTGTCTATTATTTCTCAAACATACTCTATTATTTATAAATCTAAAATATCTTTAGGTAAGTATATCCAGAGAAAATTTGTTCAAGGAATCCTTTGTAGCATAATAACAATTGTACTTTACAAAATTAATATATTTAATGTCTGTAAATCTACATTCTCTACAAACATATTCTCTACAAATCAAAATCTATTTACTAGTTTAGTAGTAATACAAATTTTAGTACTTATACTTCCTGCTTTAATTTATAATATTCACAAACTATTTAGCCGTATCCCTTAA
- the coaD gene encoding pantetheine-phosphate adenylyltransferase, with amino-acid sequence MKTAVYSGSFDPITEGHLDIIRRAANIFDQVIVSVLVNPSKKGLFNIEERVELIEKVTKDIKNVKVESFHGLLVDYMKNKNAKVIIKGLRAVSDFEYELQMAHMNKKLDPSIETVFMMTNPKYSYLSSSSIKQVVMFGGCIKGLVPEQVRHDVINKINKVR; translated from the coding sequence ATGAAAACTGCAGTATACTCTGGAAGCTTTGATCCTATTACTGAGGGACATTTAGATATAATAAGAAGAGCAGCAAATATATTTGATCAAGTTATTGTTTCTGTACTTGTAAATCCGAGTAAAAAAGGTCTTTTTAACATAGAAGAAAGAGTAGAATTAATAGAAAAGGTTACAAAAGATATAAAAAATGTAAAAGTAGAAAGTTTTCATGGCCTTCTTGTTGATTATATGAAAAATAAGAATGCTAAAGTTATAATAAAAGGATTAAGAGCTGTTTCAGATTTTGAATATGAGCTTCAAATGGCTCATATGAATAAGAAATTAGACCCATCTATAGAAACTGTATTTATGATGACTAATCCTAAATATTCATATTTAAGTTCATCTTCAATAAAGCAGGTGGTTATGTTTGGAGGATGTATAAAAGGATTGGTTCCAGAACAGGTTAGACATGACGTCATAAATAAAATTAATAAAGTAAGGTGA
- the rsmD gene encoding 16S rRNA (guanine(966)-N(2))-methyltransferase RsmD codes for MRIIAGRAKGKKILPPEDMVTRPTLDRVKENIFNIIQNRVVDAVAVDVFAGTGSLGLESVSRGAKQCYLIDRYPVTFKRLQQNVKDLKFENECTCLNMDSYAALKDFAKKNKIFDLIFIDPPYAKEMIPPAIEIISQEKLLHEDGLIVCKIDSSEEIYQGNDDIVLVQDRRYGNTTVCFYAYKED; via the coding sequence ATGAGAATTATTGCCGGAAGAGCAAAAGGAAAGAAGATTTTGCCACCAGAAGATATGGTCACAAGACCTACTTTGGACAGAGTAAAAGAGAATATATTTAATATAATTCAAAATAGAGTTGTAGATGCAGTTGCTGTAGATGTTTTTGCTGGAACAGGAAGTTTGGGATTAGAGTCTGTAAGTAGGGGAGCAAAACAATGTTATTTAATTGACAGATATCCTGTTACATTTAAAAGATTACAACAAAATGTAAAAGATTTGAAATTTGAAAATGAATGTACTTGTTTAAATATGGATTCTTATGCAGCATTAAAAGATTTTGCAAAAAAGAACAAAATCTTTGATTTGATTTTTATTGATCCACCATATGCAAAGGAAATGATTCCGCCAGCTATAGAGATAATATCACAAGAAAAATTACTTCATGAAGATGGATTAATAGTATGTAAAATTGATTCTAGTGAAGAAATATATCAGGGTAATGATGATATAGTTTTAGTGCAAGATAGAAGATATGGAAACACAACAGTTTGTTTCTATGCGTATAAGGAGGACTAA